A portion of the Desulfobacterales bacterium genome contains these proteins:
- a CDS encoding response regulator: MKTLVVDDELVSRKKMHKIMESFGESTAVENGTDAIKAFKKSWEMGIPYDLITLDIAMPDMTGIQVLTKIREIEKEKNIPEEKLVKIMMVTSHSDKEIVISSMKAGCNNYIVKPFDKERVLKKMETLGFKFE; this comes from the coding sequence ATGAAAACTCTTGTTGTTGATGATGAACTTGTAAGCAGAAAAAAAATGCATAAAATTATGGAAAGCTTTGGAGAATCTACAGCTGTAGAAAATGGAACTGATGCTATAAAAGCATTTAAAAAGTCGTGGGAGATGGGGATTCCTTATGATCTTATAACTTTAGATATCGCTATGCCAGATATGACAGGCATACAAGTATTAACAAAGATAAGAGAAATCGAGAAAGAAAAAAATATCCCCGAAGAAAAGCTTGTAAAAATTATGATGGTTACATCCCATTCTGATAAAGAGATAGTTATTTCAAGCATGAAGGCTGGATGCAATAATTATATTGTAAAGCCTTTTGATAAAGAAAGAGTTTTAAAAAAGATGGAAACACTTGGTTTTAAATTTGAATAA
- a CDS encoding acyltransferase — protein MRKDHRPYYLKRFYQKFEKFYAHHFIKPQFEFFGRGVTFIKPWHVEVFGSPVKLGSLSTVIAASDKKVRFCIWSNKTDIKGISIGDYCLICPGVRISAASEIIINESCMIASGAYLTDSDWHGIYDRSFPVGNTKPVILEKNVWVGDSSIICKGITIGENSIIGAGSVVVNDIPANCIAAGNPAKVVKELDKSIELKTRANWLEDPSSLSRQFRELDRENLKGNTLLGWIRSIFFPKQSD, from the coding sequence TTGAGAAAAGATCATAGACCATATTATCTCAAAAGATTTTATCAAAAATTTGAAAAATTTTATGCCCATCATTTTATAAAGCCTCAATTTGAATTTTTTGGACGAGGAGTCACCTTTATAAAACCTTGGCACGTTGAAGTGTTTGGCTCTCCTGTTAAATTAGGCAGTTTATCCACTGTGATTGCGGCTTCTGATAAAAAAGTCAGATTCTGTATATGGTCAAACAAGACAGACATAAAAGGTATATCTATTGGTGATTATTGCCTCATTTGTCCTGGAGTCCGTATATCAGCAGCGTCAGAAATTATAATAAATGAAAGTTGCATGATTGCAAGTGGTGCATATCTTACAGACTCAGATTGGCATGGAATATATGACAGAAGTTTTCCAGTAGGTAATACAAAGCCTGTTATATTAGAAAAAAATGTGTGGGTCGGTGATAGCTCAATTATATGCAAAGGAATTACAATTGGAGAAAATAGCATTATTGGAGCAGGATCAGTTGTGGTTAATGATATTCCTGCAAACTGCATTGCTGCTGGCAACCCTGCAAAAGTTGTAAAAGAGCTTGATAAAAGTATAGAATTAAAAACAAGGGCTAACTGGCTCGAAGATCCATCAAGTCTTTCTCGTCAATTTAGAGAGCTCGATAGAGAAAACCTCAAAGGCAATACTCTTTTAGGATGGATTCGTTCAATTTTTTTCCCTAAACAATCGGATTAA
- a CDS encoding thiolase family protein has protein sequence MRDAYIVTSVRTPGCRRAKGALKDTRPEDLLAFIMNAAVEKTQNLSPGDLDDLMIGCSFPEAEQGLNIGRIAGQIAGFPEHVSGATVNRFCSSGLEAIALASLRVMSGWSDVVIGGGIESMSYVPMGGNVPRPHPEYTKKRADLYTSMGITAENVANRYKVSRQEQDEFAYQSHMKAADAKAKKLFKEIVPTPAVKFVQQEDGTYKKEIFLQDFDDGIREDTTVAGLAKLRPVFALNGSVTAGNSSQTTDGAAASVIMCGDKVKEYGLKPIAKLKFYTTIGCAPDEMGVGPRYAIPKLLKLANVKLEDVGLFEINEAFASQAIYSCREIGIDMSKVNIKGGAIALGHPLGCTGAKLCATLLNNMIEKGVKYGVESMCIGGGMGAAALFELCD, from the coding sequence ATGAGAGATGCATATATTGTAACATCAGTAAGAACACCCGGCTGTCGAAGAGCAAAAGGAGCTTTAAAGGATACAAGACCTGAAGACCTTCTTGCTTTTATTATGAATGCAGCCGTTGAAAAAACACAAAATCTTTCTCCCGGAGATCTTGACGATTTAATGATAGGATGTTCCTTTCCTGAAGCTGAGCAAGGACTGAATATTGGAAGAATCGCTGGACAAATTGCAGGATTTCCAGAACACGTTTCAGGAGCTACAGTAAATAGATTCTGTTCTTCTGGACTTGAAGCTATTGCTCTTGCATCCCTTAGAGTTATGTCGGGATGGTCAGATGTAGTAATTGGCGGTGGTATTGAATCAATGAGTTACGTTCCAATGGGTGGTAATGTTCCAAGACCACATCCTGAATATACAAAAAAACGAGCAGATCTTTACACATCTATGGGAATAACTGCTGAAAACGTAGCAAATAGATATAAAGTTTCAAGACAGGAACAAGACGAATTTGCTTATCAGTCCCACATGAAAGCAGCCGATGCAAAGGCAAAAAAACTTTTTAAAGAAATAGTTCCTACTCCTGCAGTAAAATTTGTTCAGCAAGAAGATGGAACCTATAAAAAAGAAATCTTCCTTCAAGATTTTGATGATGGAATCAGAGAAGATACAACAGTTGCTGGTTTAGCAAAATTAAGACCAGTATTTGCGTTAAACGGAAGTGTAACTGCTGGGAATTCATCTCAAACTACTGATGGAGCCGCCGCTAGTGTTATCATGTGTGGAGACAAAGTAAAAGAGTATGGACTTAAACCTATTGCAAAATTAAAATTCTACACAACCATAGGATGTGCCCCTGATGAAATGGGAGTAGGCCCAAGGTATGCTATTCCTAAACTTCTTAAACTTGCTAATGTAAAACTTGAAGATGTAGGTCTTTTTGAAATCAATGAAGCTTTTGCTTCACAAGCTATTTATTCCTGCAGAGAGATTGGTATTGACATGAGCAAGGTTAATATAAAAGGCGGAGCTATTGCTCTTGGACATCCTCTTGGATGCACAGGTGCAAAATTATGCGCTACTTTACTTAACAATATGATTGAAAAAGGCGTAAAATACGGAGTTGAATCAATGTGTATAGGCGGAGGCATGGGTGCTGCCGCTTTATTTGAACTCTGTGATTAG
- a CDS encoding enoyl-CoA hydratase/isomerase family protein, whose product MIRKIRSAAVIGSGIMGGGIAALLAGAGVKTLLLDIVPFDLKEEEKNNKEARNRIVKTGLNAAIFARPALFMSKKDVELVSIGNLQDDFDKIADCDWIIEVVVENLKIKQDLLKRIDAIRKPGTIVSTNTSGIPLKAMSEGLSQDFRQNFLGTHFFNPVRYMHLLEIITGEETTKEVLDFIADYGERILGKGIVWAKDTPNFIGNRIGIHGIGKAMQAMLEDDLTITEVDALFGPAMGRPKTAIFKTSDLVGLDTMAHVSKNTYDLVANDEQRETFVVPEFITKMIEKKLLGNKTKAGFYKTEYTPEFKKIRKAINPKTLEYEEVGKPTFPCLEAAKKAKTLPDKIKAVVYGDDKGAKFAWKVLASALVYAGNRVPEISDTIVDIDNAMKWGYNFEMGPFETWDAIGVKESVAKMEAEGTQVPAQVKAMIAKGVTSFYKEENGKTYYYDFATESYKELVVSANIISLSSLKSINKVVKSCGSASLIDIGDGVFCCEFHTKMNAINKEIVEFLAEGLDYVENNGIGVVIGNQAGGMPGAFSAGGDLAFMLGFAKAGQYSEIDAFLKLAQGGIQKARYSSFPVVAAPYGMTLGGGCEVCIGAADVIVAHAELYMGLVEIGVGLLPAGGGCLNLWRRHIQNIPDSVSEMDLAKFFIPVFMSIAMAKVSMSAAEAKESGFLGPNDRIIFNRDHLIGEAKKEVLRLVDRGYAPPAKRKIKVFGEAAQGMINAELHNMLSAKYLSEHDAFLAKRIAYVISGGDIRTNSEVDEDVILKLERDAFVDFWKEEKTVARVEHMLTTGKPLRN is encoded by the coding sequence ATGATTAGAAAGATCAGAAGCGCTGCTGTTATTGGTTCAGGTATTATGGGTGGCGGTATCGCTGCTCTACTTGCAGGCGCAGGCGTTAAAACATTGTTGCTTGACATTGTTCCTTTTGACTTAAAAGAAGAAGAAAAGAACAATAAAGAAGCAAGAAACAGAATAGTAAAAACAGGTTTAAACGCTGCAATTTTTGCAAGACCAGCTCTTTTTATGTCAAAAAAAGATGTAGAACTGGTTAGCATTGGGAATTTACAGGATGATTTTGATAAAATTGCTGATTGTGATTGGATTATTGAAGTTGTAGTAGAGAATCTTAAAATTAAACAAGACCTTTTGAAAAGAATTGACGCAATAAGAAAGCCAGGAACTATTGTATCTACAAATACATCAGGTATTCCGTTAAAGGCAATGTCAGAAGGTTTAAGCCAAGATTTTAGACAAAATTTTCTTGGAACCCATTTCTTCAACCCAGTACGATATATGCATTTACTGGAAATTATTACTGGGGAAGAAACCACAAAAGAAGTTCTTGATTTTATAGCTGATTATGGAGAAAGAATTCTTGGTAAAGGTATAGTATGGGCAAAAGATACCCCTAACTTTATTGGTAACAGAATTGGTATTCACGGCATTGGGAAAGCAATGCAAGCAATGTTGGAAGACGATCTTACAATTACTGAAGTGGATGCTCTTTTTGGACCAGCTATGGGAAGACCTAAAACAGCTATATTTAAAACATCTGACCTTGTAGGCCTTGATACAATGGCTCATGTTTCTAAAAATACCTATGATTTAGTTGCAAATGACGAACAAAGAGAAACTTTCGTTGTTCCAGAATTTATAACTAAAATGATAGAAAAAAAACTTCTTGGCAACAAAACTAAAGCTGGATTCTACAAAACAGAATATACCCCTGAGTTTAAAAAAATTAGAAAAGCTATAAATCCTAAAACTCTCGAGTATGAAGAAGTTGGAAAGCCTACCTTTCCATGTCTTGAGGCTGCTAAAAAAGCGAAAACTCTTCCTGATAAAATTAAAGCGGTTGTTTATGGAGATGATAAAGGTGCAAAATTCGCATGGAAAGTTCTTGCAAGCGCATTAGTTTATGCTGGTAATAGAGTTCCTGAAATTTCAGATACTATAGTTGATATAGATAATGCTATGAAATGGGGCTATAACTTTGAAATGGGACCTTTCGAAACATGGGATGCTATTGGAGTAAAAGAATCAGTTGCAAAAATGGAAGCAGAGGGAACTCAAGTTCCTGCACAAGTAAAAGCAATGATCGCAAAAGGCGTTACATCTTTCTATAAAGAAGAAAATGGTAAAACATATTATTATGATTTTGCTACAGAAAGTTACAAAGAATTAGTTGTAAGCGCAAATATTATTTCATTATCATCTCTTAAGAGTATAAATAAAGTAGTTAAAAGCTGTGGTTCCGCTTCTCTTATTGATATTGGTGATGGAGTATTCTGCTGTGAATTCCATACAAAAATGAATGCAATCAATAAAGAAATAGTTGAATTCCTTGCTGAAGGCCTTGATTATGTTGAAAATAACGGAATTGGTGTTGTTATCGGAAATCAAGCAGGCGGAATGCCAGGAGCTTTTTCTGCCGGTGGTGACCTTGCTTTTATGCTTGGTTTTGCAAAAGCCGGTCAATATTCTGAAATTGATGCGTTCTTAAAACTCGCTCAAGGCGGTATTCAAAAAGCAAGATATTCAAGTTTCCCTGTTGTAGCAGCTCCTTATGGAATGACTCTTGGTGGAGGTTGTGAAGTTTGTATTGGAGCCGCAGATGTAATCGTTGCTCATGCTGAACTTTATATGGGTCTTGTTGAAATAGGTGTAGGTCTTCTTCCAGCAGGCGGAGGATGTCTTAACTTGTGGAGAAGGCATATTCAAAATATTCCTGATTCTGTAAGTGAAATGGATTTGGCAAAATTTTTTATTCCAGTATTTATGTCAATCGCTATGGCAAAAGTTTCAATGTCTGCTGCTGAAGCAAAGGAAAGCGGTTTCCTTGGACCAAATGATAGAATTATATTTAACAGAGATCACTTAATTGGCGAAGCTAAAAAAGAAGTTTTAAGACTTGTTGATAGAGGATATGCTCCACCTGCTAAGAGAAAAATAAAAGTTTTTGGCGAAGCTGCTCAAGGCATGATAAACGCTGAACTTCATAATATGTTGAGTGCTAAATATCTAAGTGAACATGATGCTTTCCTTGCCAAGAGAATAGCTTATGTAATTAGCGGCGGTGATATAAGAACTAACAGTGAAGTTGATGAAGACGTTATATTAAAACTTGAAAGAGATGCTTTTGTTGATTTCTGGAAAGAAGAAAAAACAGTTGCAAGAGTTGAACATATGCTTACTACAGGCAAACCACTTAGAAATTAA
- a CDS encoding DUF342 domain-containing protein → MAENQIQIPETLCIRCQTRYQENDLFVGKKVSCKKCGNSFDAYRIDITEDDLSVGKIAMAYKFITEKQLQEALIIYRFADESGRNETLSEILAKKNFVTQAQMKILHYVVDFFRLRKLDQKFGEIAVSKVYLTKENISKAAEIQSKEFKENKSVRKIGDILIELGYLTKEQCDSILIEQKRIDPLPPVIETSKDSFPGILKEVKDDEVMLITSEDKLTTHIKKLKEFSDKLSPESIKIFLKKKGIIYGIINDLEIQNFINQPFSIDNPDNNFIIAIGKPSKHGKSAYIKYYFEIDHLKAGSVANEGKIDFKDRGKIPHVKNGALLAEKIPMVKGETGIDVYGRPINIPDVRDISLKSGKNTQLSNDELQIFATADGQPKALPGARFEVISEIHIMGDVGYETGHVIFEGCIDVKGSIQNGFQVKCASLKVQEILAADIDVSGDINVDGGILGTKIRCGGNINAKFINNAKILAYGNINVKKEIFECDIKISGLCSSPQGKIISSNVSAKKGIVSEDIGTEMSKPCKLRVGVEDHVEAEIEEINQVLAIKYEKLEELKVKESSLEQAQAAAYNDTGELASAQDKEMMKKDLVNKKIVELRENKETEALARAELLIKEIVRKISEIDESMDKLFDKQEVIQKTLAEIKENKNIIETEIKDLAGKKEKIIEWAKQDKPNPTIKVASTIYEKTTIFGTRASVVLDNNYKKVNIREVMISDPDSDPIWEIRIS, encoded by the coding sequence ATGGCAGAAAATCAAATTCAGATACCTGAAACATTGTGCATTCGGTGTCAAACTAGATACCAGGAAAATGACCTTTTTGTTGGTAAAAAGGTATCTTGCAAAAAATGTGGAAATTCTTTTGATGCTTATCGAATTGATATAACTGAAGATGATCTTTCCGTTGGTAAAATCGCGATGGCATATAAATTTATTACTGAAAAGCAACTGCAAGAAGCGTTGATAATATATAGATTTGCTGATGAATCTGGTAGAAATGAAACCCTTTCAGAAATTCTTGCGAAAAAAAATTTTGTTACGCAAGCTCAAATGAAGATACTCCATTATGTGGTTGATTTTTTTAGACTTAGAAAACTTGACCAAAAATTTGGAGAAATTGCTGTAAGTAAAGTATATTTAACAAAAGAAAACATTTCAAAAGCAGCGGAAATACAATCAAAGGAATTTAAAGAAAATAAATCAGTAAGAAAAATCGGAGATATTTTAATTGAATTAGGATATCTTACAAAAGAGCAATGTGACTCCATACTGATAGAACAAAAGCGTATTGATCCTTTGCCGCCGGTTATAGAAACGTCTAAAGATAGTTTCCCTGGTATTTTGAAAGAAGTAAAAGATGATGAAGTAATGCTGATTACTTCTGAAGATAAATTAACCACTCATATAAAAAAATTAAAAGAATTTTCAGACAAATTATCCCCTGAAAGCATTAAGATATTTTTAAAAAAGAAGGGCATAATTTATGGGATTATAAATGATTTGGAAATACAAAATTTTATTAATCAGCCTTTTTCCATTGATAATCCTGATAATAATTTCATAATTGCAATAGGGAAGCCCTCAAAACATGGGAAAAGCGCATATATAAAATATTATTTTGAAATTGATCATCTAAAAGCAGGATCAGTTGCTAATGAAGGTAAAATAGATTTTAAAGACAGAGGTAAAATTCCTCATGTAAAAAATGGAGCGCTTTTAGCTGAAAAAATTCCAATGGTAAAAGGAGAGACTGGAATTGATGTTTATGGTCGACCCATAAACATTCCAGACGTAAGGGATATTTCCCTTAAAAGTGGAAAAAATACACAACTCTCAAATGACGAACTCCAAATATTTGCTACTGCTGACGGTCAGCCAAAAGCATTACCAGGAGCACGATTTGAAGTTATTTCTGAAATTCACATAATGGGAGATGTTGGCTATGAAACAGGCCATGTTATTTTTGAAGGCTGTATAGATGTAAAAGGCTCGATACAAAACGGTTTCCAAGTAAAATGTGCTAGTCTAAAAGTTCAAGAAATACTTGCAGCGGACATTGATGTAAGCGGAGATATTAATGTAGACGGAGGAATCCTCGGCACAAAAATTAGGTGTGGAGGTAATATAAATGCAAAATTTATTAATAATGCTAAAATTTTAGCTTACGGAAATATTAATGTAAAAAAAGAAATATTTGAATGTGATATTAAAATAAGTGGCCTTTGCAGTTCTCCTCAAGGAAAAATAATATCATCAAATGTATCCGCAAAAAAAGGAATAGTCTCTGAAGACATTGGAACGGAAATGTCAAAGCCATGCAAGTTGAGAGTTGGAGTCGAAGACCATGTTGAAGCTGAAATTGAAGAAATTAATCAAGTCCTCGCAATAAAATATGAAAAGCTTGAAGAATTAAAAGTTAAGGAATCCTCTCTTGAACAAGCTCAAGCAGCAGCTTATAATGACACAGGTGAGCTTGCTTCCGCTCAAGATAAAGAAATGATGAAAAAAGACCTTGTCAATAAAAAAATAGTTGAGCTGCGCGAAAATAAAGAGACTGAAGCATTAGCTCGAGCAGAACTTTTAATAAAAGAGATTGTAAGAAAAATATCTGAAATCGATGAATCTATGGATAAACTTTTTGATAAACAAGAAGTTATTCAAAAAACTCTTGCAGAAATTAAAGAAAATAAAAATATTATTGAAACTGAAATTAAAGATCTTGCGGGCAAAAAAGAAAAAATAATTGAATGGGCCAAACAAGACAAACCAAACCCTACAATTAAAGTAGCATCAACCATTTATGAAAAAACAACAATATTCGGAACTCGAGCTTCAGTTGTATTAGATAACAACTATAAAAAGGTAAATATTCGCGAAGTCATGATAAGCGACCCTGACTCTGATCCCATATGGGAAATTAGGATAAGTTAA
- a CDS encoding phenyltransferase domain-containing protein, with translation MKYATMEAFQANLFNIDAIAGFIVQNQKRTGEIPWSHEDKTDAWDMIEALMGMTIGGYYSEAKRGFDWLQNEQLNDGSWYASYKLGKPHETHKDANITSYIAVGAFHHFLVTKDIKFLKNIWNSVKRAIDFTISLQSPSGEIYWAIDPKGNIDKMSLLTGSSSIYMSLKCSLAIAAILNKPAPEWKKSFIELGDAIKNRRYLFNMGKSRFSMDWFYPVLSGALEGKEAQKRIDKYWKKFVVEGMGVRCVSDEPWVTIAETCEFVLSLNAIGNFDLARIVFNWIIDKIYEDGSFWCGFTFPNMVIWPEDKTTWTNAVALMAADALYNLTPANQLFCHNFWQQKNI, from the coding sequence ATGAAATACGCAACTATGGAAGCTTTTCAGGCTAATCTATTTAATATAGATGCAATAGCTGGATTTATTGTTCAAAATCAAAAAAGAACTGGCGAAATACCTTGGTCTCATGAGGATAAGACTGACGCATGGGATATGATTGAAGCACTCATGGGAATGACTATAGGAGGATATTACAGCGAAGCAAAAAGAGGTTTTGACTGGTTACAAAATGAACAGCTTAATGATGGCAGTTGGTACGCTTCCTACAAGTTAGGAAAACCCCATGAAACACATAAAGATGCTAATATAACTTCTTATATTGCTGTTGGAGCATTTCATCATTTCTTAGTTACAAAGGATATAAAATTTCTTAAAAATATTTGGAATTCTGTTAAAAGAGCTATAGATTTCACTATAAGTCTTCAATCTCCTTCTGGAGAAATATATTGGGCAATAGATCCTAAAGGAAACATAGACAAAATGTCTCTTTTAACTGGTTCAAGCTCTATATATATGAGCTTAAAATGCAGTTTAGCAATAGCTGCAATATTAAACAAGCCTGCTCCAGAGTGGAAAAAAAGTTTTATCGAATTAGGGGATGCTATTAAAAATCGGCGTTACCTTTTTAATATGGGGAAATCAAGATTTTCAATGGACTGGTTCTATCCTGTTTTATCTGGAGCATTGGAGGGCAAGGAAGCCCAAAAAAGGATTGATAAATATTGGAAAAAATTTGTTGTTGAGGGTATGGGAGTAAGATGCGTATCTGACGAGCCTTGGGTAACAATTGCTGAAACCTGTGAGTTTGTTTTATCTTTAAATGCAATTGGTAATTTTGATTTAGCAAGAATTGTCTTTAACTGGATTATTGATAAAATTTATGAAGATGGCTCTTTTTGGTGTGGTTTTACTTTTCCTAATATGGTTATATGGCCAGAAGATAAAACTACTTGGACAAATGCCGTTGCATTAATGGCTGCGGATGCCCTTTATAATTTAACTCCGGCAAATCAGCTTTTTTGTCATAATTTTTGGCAACAAAAAAATATATAG
- a CDS encoding single-stranded DNA-binding protein, with protein MASLNKVLLIGRLGKDPEMRYFQDGTPVANFTIATSDEWKDKTNGEKKEKTEWHKIVAYRKLAEVCGEYLTKGKQVYIEGKLRTRSWEKDGVTRYSTEIEALSMLMLGSKGVYGEDQQNSGDMMVEDPTPKFPQAQKEEDFPF; from the coding sequence ATGGCAAGTCTTAATAAGGTCTTATTGATCGGAAGATTAGGAAAAGACCCTGAAATGAGGTATTTTCAAGATGGAACACCTGTAGCTAATTTTACTATAGCTACTAGCGACGAATGGAAAGACAAAACTAATGGGGAAAAGAAAGAAAAAACTGAATGGCATAAGATTGTAGCTTATAGGAAGTTAGCAGAAGTGTGTGGTGAATATTTAACAAAAGGTAAACAAGTTTATATTGAAGGCAAGCTTCGTACTCGATCATGGGAAAAAGATGGAGTTACTAGGTATTCTACTGAGATTGAAGCCTTATCTATGTTAATGTTAGGTTCAAAAGGCGTTTACGGTGAAGATCAACAAAATTCAGGAGACATGATGGTAGAAGATCCTACACCTAAATTCCCACAAGCTCAGAAGGAAGAAGACTTTCCATTTTAA